From the Ignavibacteria bacterium genome, the window TTGCAAGATAATTCCGTTATGCGTTGAATCTAGACTCTTAGTGCGCCACGGAAGCCACGGCTGCCATAGTAGGACTGCGCACCATTGTGATAGACAAATACGGTGCCGTAGCGGAAGTCGCCAAAGATGGCGCCGCCGAGGTCGCGTATGGGCGGGGGAGTGAGCAGCCAGCTGGATGTCTTAGCATCGAACCGACCAAGCTTCTGAAGATCTCGGTATTGAGCTTCGGTGAGGAGTTCAACACCCATTGACGTGGCCATATCTATGGCCGTGTTTTCGGGGTGATGTTCTTTGCGCGACTCAAGCCCCTTCCGATCATAACATAGACTGCGACGTCCGCTCGGACTCTCCGCAGAACAGTCAACCACGATATACTCACCTGTGCCTTTGTCATAGCCTACAACATCTGGCTCTCCCCCTGTGATCTCCATTTCATTGAGTGACCACAGCTTTTCTGGGCTGGCCTTAATGCGGGCAAGCACATCGGTCCAGACAAGTCCCTTATGTCGCTTCATGTTATTTACAAAGCGAGATTCAAGAATTGCAAGTAGTTCTTCGCGTTGCGATGAGGAGATTTTCTTTGCGCTGTTCTGAGCCATGATCGTGCCTACTATTTAGTTGTTTCTGTTCCAAGCTGCGTTCCCAACTTCTCGTATTCAACGTCATTCGGTTCCCACAGCTCAATCTTGTTTCCTTCAATGTCCATGATGTGGACAAACTTGCCGTAATCGTATGATTCAACGGTATCGACTATCGTAACGCCTTCTTTCTTTAGCTCCTCAACAAGTCCAATCAAATTCTCAACGCGGTAGTTTATCATAAACTCCTTTGTTGATGGTTCGAAGTACTTGGTCTTTTCACCAAACGGACTCCATTGCGAAAACCCCTTTTTCGAAGAGTCGGTTGCGTGACGCCATTCAAACACGGATCCGTATTGATTGGTGTTCAGGCCAAGGTGTGTATGATACCACTCCCTCACTTTCTTCGGGTCTTTGCACTTAAAAAAGATTCCGCCTATGCTTGTTACTCGCTTCATAGTGGTGTTGTCAACAACAACAGCATCTGCCATCATTTCACTAAACGCAAAGCCGCAACAGAACGAGGTTAGTAATGCTACGGTGAGAAAGACGTTCTTTTTCATGATCTGTCCTTAAGGTGTTCGTAGAAGTCGCTAAGTAATGAAAAGCTCAATCGACGCGCTTCGTTCTTCTTCCGTACAGATCCACTCGCTGTTGTTTGGCGCTAGTTTCTATGGTCTTCTCCAGCCGCGATACTCTCGTCTTCTCTTGTTTTGCGCTCATGATCCAGTGCGTCATTACTTTCTTGTAGGAGGGGGCTTGTTCGACAAAGAACTCCCATGCTGCTTTGTTGCGCTTGAATTGTTTTTTAAGAACATTGCGAAGTGAAGAAGATAGGGGTCACTTTGCCCTCATCTTATTGCCCTTGGCATCATGCGTCACCTCTGCCAGGCCCAGGTGTTCCATAAGGGGCGGGATGTACATGCCAAAACGACCACGGAGCCCCTTCTTCAATCCATACCATCCCTTCACCGGATTGTTCTCTGATCGACCCCATGCTTCAACGGTCCCTTCCTTAGCTGGCTTCTGCTCATCCGCACTACCAAGGTCCATCCAATCACCATGTTTCTTGAGCATAGCGTGCAGATCCTCTAAGCAATGGATATCATAGAGCAATACAGTCTTGCCTACAGTACAAACAAGCACATCCTTGCCGTCCTTAACATCCACGTGCATGGTGTACTCGCTCGTCAAAGGCGGAGTCTTAAGCTGCAAAGGGGCTTCTTTGGTACCAATGTTGTGTGACATCATCAGATCCGACGAGTGTGAAAGAATCTGGCATGTGATCTTCGACTATTGACCAGCGTTTTGCTTGTTCATGGTGACCATTTCTGTAAAACTCTTTGCGGCGTTTGTAAAGTCGGACGGCATAAGAATGACAGTTGTGGTGTTGTTATCAATACCGATCTCGGAAAGCATCTGCATACGTCGAAGCTCTAGTGCAATTGGACTGCCTTCCATTTCCTTTGCACCTTGGGTCAATTTGATCGAAGCCTCCAATTCGGCCTCAGCTTTTACGATCCGTGCACGTTTTTCTCGAATAGCTTCAGCCTCTCTTGCCATCGCACGCTGCATCGCTTCAGGGATCTCAACGTCCTTCATTTCGACCATTTCGATCTTGATTCCCCAGGGCTCGGTTGTTGAATCAACGATCTTTTGCAGAGTACCATTGATCTGTTCTCGTTCACGCAGTACTTCGTCAAGCGTGTGTTGGCCGATGATGTTCCGCAGAGCAGTGACCGAAAACTGATACACGGCTTTGTTGTAGTCGGCGATTTTGATGATGGCGTCTTCAGCATTCGTAATCTTAAACCACAACACTGCGTTGACCTTGATCGTTACGCTGTCCTTGGTGATCGTTTCTTGTTGTTCAAGATCCACCGTCTTTGTTCGAATATCAACACACTGCTGTCTGTCGATAAATGGAATGAGCCAATAAAGCCCCGGACCTTTGATCGAGCGGAATCGTCCGAGTCGGAAAACGACGGCACGTTGGTATTCTTGAGCAATACGTAGTCCAGAAATGAGAATCAAAAGGATGATTCCGAGAATCGGTAGCAGTTGCATGGTAGTGAGAATGATAATGAATCTCGTCCCTGTCCCACTCCAAACCTACCAACAAATCGTTTGTATAGACCAACTGGTAAAACCTTAAAGCTTTGGGTTGCGGAGTATCTTCTCCATGGGGCGACCCTTCGCCAATTCATCTACAAGCTTATCCAGATACCGGACTTGCCTTGTGAGTGGATCGTCAATGTCCTCGATTCGATAGCCACATATCACCCCTGTGATCAGTGCAGCGTTTGGATGCAACCTTGCTCTTTGAAAGAACGTGTCAAAAGTTGCTTTGTCATCGATGAGTGCTTGCAGTTGCTCGAGGTCAAATCCCGTGAGCCACTGGATCACCTGATGCAATTCATCTTTTGTTCTGCCCTTTCTTTCAACTTTCGCAACGTAATGCGGATAGACGGAGGCAAAGGTCAATTTCGCAACTCGGGCAATATGCTCTGGTGTGACTTCCATATTATTTCATTCTCTCTAGTTGACCTTTTCTCTTCACAATGTTCTTGTTATGGAAGCATCTCTAAATTTCTTCCAATGAATGTTTACGTCTACTTCCTCATTGCGGCTCTCGGCTTGCTGTACCCAACGATAGGATGCCATCCAGAAACCAGTGACCTCTATCTGCTGTTGAGTGATAGACACGAACCTACGCTGTCGTGTTGGAACTACAATGTTAGTGCGTAACCCCGTAACCATTTAACCCCGTAACCATGTAACCCCGTAACCCCGTAACCTCTGGATCAGCATACCTCCTTACTCCTCAATCGCTTCAACCCCGAGCTCTCTTAAGCGATCCAGGTTATCCTTCATCGTTGTGAGTAGTTCATGAGTATGTCCCTGCCATTCTGATATCTCGCCAACTACGCGAAGCGGATCCTTCGTTCGATATGAGCGTGTTGGATTGCCCGGAAACTTCTTGTCGGTGAGGTTGGGATCATCTTCAATAGAACCGGTTGGTTCCACGACGTAGATCCTGCCAGCCCCTTCCCCTTGAGCGAGTTCAGCACCCCATACAGCAGCATCGAGCGTAGCCGTGAGATAAACGTAAAGTGCTTGTCTTCGACTACCGTAGTTCGAACGAAACCCCGGCTCTATGAGGTCGCCGACGTTCAGTTCGGCCTTGGTGCCGTGATAGTATTCAATTCCATCAGACGTACTGTCCATGACCGTGCCACTCATAGCTGCTGCTCACTCCTGTCGTTCATACTTTCTTCGAATATAGAGCCCATGAATGAAACCGAATATGATATGCACGACAATGATGAGCAATGTAAGAGTCAGGCGTCCCAATCCGTATTCATCGTGACCGGTGATCTCTTGAGAGAAAAAGTGCAACATCGACATGTAGCAAGCAAAGATCACTCCATGTGCAGCAACAGTCCTCCAGAAGAATGGGCGGTCAACAAGCATGAGATAGGTAGCGACAGCGAGAAAAGGCGGTGTTAGACAAAGGATGAGTATCAGGTGTGATATTTGTATTCAATTTACTTGCGGAGTGCGTTCAAGTAGTTCGCAATCTTCATTATCAACATCCGATTGTCAAAAACCTCCTTGCCTATGAAGCCGTCTGGGATGCACGAGTTGATGAAACGCGAGAACTCGATGCTGTAGTTTGTGAATACTAGCCCCTTATATTCAATCTTCCATGGAAGATTCCAAGGATATCCATGAGAGTAGCTGTGGCGAGTTGCAAAAAGTGTGTCGCCATTGTTGTTGACAAGCTTTACGGTCATAGTATAGCTCGAAGTGCTAGCGAAACGCTCGCGACTACTAAGTACTTGTGTGAGGATAGAGTCTGGCAGTGAATCTAGGATATTCGGGACGGAATAGTAGAAACTCTTGTCAAAACTAGTTTCGGCAAATTCATTGTATTTCTTGTTGTTCCTAACTATCTCGTCGACCATCGTGAGGTAGTTAGATCTGTCCCGAGACGTAATACGAAAGTTTCTTATAGAGGGAATGGTCGCCGGACTAGAATTGATGTCATCGAGAGCACGGTGTAGTGAGTCGACTCGAATACTGTTTCTGAAACGGAAGAACTTCGAATTTGTCTTCCGGCGAATGGAAGCATTAGTCGATTGAAGTGTTCCATCTTTGGTACGGTTATACACAACGATGTCATCGTCGTGATTGAAACAACCACTACTAACCGACGAAATTGAAAGTGATGCCATTTGAGAACCGATAAAATCACTGAGTGAGAGTGTTGGAACGTACACAGTTGCTGTACGGTCGTAAATAGAGTAAAGGTAGTTGGTATTGTATCCATCCCAAAGTATCGCAACACTGTCTGAGATCTGCTTGCAACCACTTACATAGAAGCCAAGAACATTGTCTCTATACCAACCCGAGCTGTCATCTTCGGCCATATAGATCTGATCTCCAGAGACGCCCCATTTCGTTTTACCAGAACGCATGACGAATGTAGGTTCTGGTATGGCAAGGTCTAACGTGTATGGTCGTGTGCGAATAAACCTGCTCTCGCTGACCTTGTACACTTCGTTGTTTAAGCACAATGCAAACAAACTGTTGTTAACAGCTTTTAAGTCGAATGGATGACAGGAAAGTGCTTCCCTACGTAGGTTGTGAAACGCTATAGGACTGGTAAATGCGAGAACAGTTAGGTCCGCCTTTACAGCGAAGAGCTTCTGTGTATTGGCATCAATTGCAAAATCATAAATGTCATAGTGAAAGGGCGCCCATGAGATAGGATGACGAGGTGTGATAAACACACGTCCAGCCTGCTTCACGATGATGAACTCATTCCAGAGTGCGATTTTTGAAATGCGGATATCAGTACCCTGAACCTCTCGATTGACCAGAATCAGATTTTGGTCTAGTGGAGTTGGCAGGTGGGTGACCGAACTCCAGTTGTCAGTTGTTGCG encodes:
- a CDS encoding slipin family protein → MQLLPILGIILLILISGLRIAQEYQRAVVFRLGRFRSIKGPGLYWLIPFIDRQQCVDIRTKTVDLEQQETITKDSVTIKVNAVLWFKITNAEDAIIKIADYNKAVYQFSVTALRNIIGQHTLDEVLREREQINGTLQKIVDSTTEPWGIKIEMVEMKDVEIPEAMQRAMAREAEAIREKRARIVKAEAELEASIKLTQGAKEMEGSPIALELRRMQMLSEIGIDNNTTTVILMPSDFTNAAKSFTEMVTMNKQNAGQ
- a CDS encoding VOC family protein is translated as MKRVTSIGGIFFKCKDPKKVREWYHTHLGLNTNQYGSVFEWRHATDSSKKGFSQWSPFGEKTKYFEPSTKEFMINYRVENLIGLVEELKKEGVTIVDTVESYDYGKFVHIMDIEGNKIELWEPNDVEYEKLGTQLGTETTK
- a CDS encoding DUF4256 domain-containing protein; this translates as MAQNSAKKISSSQREELLAILESRFVNNMKRHKGLVWTDVLARIKASPEKLWSLNEMEITGGEPDVVGYDKGTGEYIVVDCSAESPSGRRSLCYDRKGLESRKEHHPENTAIDMATSMGVELLTEAQYRDLQKLGRFDAKTSSWLLTPPPIRDLGGAIFGDFRYGTVFVYHNGAQSYYGSRGFRGALRV
- a CDS encoding DUF2200 domain-containing protein, whose amino-acid sequence is MEVTPEHIARVAKLTFASVYPHYVAKVERKGRTKDELHQVIQWLTGFDLEQLQALIDDKATFDTFFQRARLHPNAALITGVICGYRIEDIDDPLTRQVRYLDKLVDELAKGRPMEKILRNPKL
- the arr gene encoding NAD(+)--rifampin ADP-ribosyltransferase, producing MDSTSDGIEYYHGTKAELNVGDLIEPGFRSNYGSRRQALYVYLTATLDAAVWGAELAQGEGAGRIYVVEPTGSIEDDPNLTDKKFPGNPTRSYRTKDPLRVVGEISEWQGHTHELLTTMKDNLDRLRELGVEAIEE